In Vanessa atalanta chromosome W, ilVanAtal1.2, whole genome shotgun sequence, a genomic segment contains:
- the LOC125075505 gene encoding uncharacterized protein LOC125075505 yields the protein MSKPELIVPLPVSPLGDPTTQLIKELTKQRGSLKDFNQVQNKLGEVLPESQSDEQLDERESFECKYYGILAQANCILDIDCASPNIQISEDSLSVHHAETCKFGPCRKCNAKHNTIIHREHSRSPIEGRRSLLSAHEQGECSSDPSQLVQRTQMQSYSSQMVGPAIQGDLFSILLRFRENTYIACADIEKMYRQVLVVENQRDLQLILWRSNPDAPIESYRLNTVTYGTTSAPFLSITKRGILSIISQIFDPLGLLSATIISVKIILQKLWLLKIDWDTELPHDVSNEFNKFLNSLNELCNIRIPRHTFARSHIRSELHIFTDASQVAYGACAYVRTFTQEGVTIRLLCAKGKVAPLKTLTVPRLELCGAITGARLAVKDFSPLTPAHFLVGRPLTSPASEDYEQAALQRLTRYQRVEQVRQHFWTRWTKEYVSELQVRTKWMKSRDSLKEGTLVLIKDDNSPPLKWSMGRIVSTFPGKDGVSRVAANRVASGAITRRAFSKICPLPLDAADNVNSWNLELPRPGACQDVERNAA from the exons ATGTCGAAACCAGAACTTATAGTACCACTACCGGTATCACCACTTGGAGATCCAACGACGCAGTTAATCAAGGAGTTGACCAAACAAAGAGGATCCCTGAAAG atttTAATCAAGTGCAAAATAAGCTAGGTGAGGTTCTTCCTGAGTCTCAAAGTGATGAGCAACTTGACGAGAGGGAATCGTTTGAATGTAAGTACTATGGTATATTAGCGCAAGCAAATTGCATTTTAGACATAGATTGTGCTTCACCTAATATACAAATCAGTGAAGACAGTTTGAGTGTGCATCA CGCAGAGACTTGTAAGTTTGGACCGTGTAGGAAGTGCAACGCTAAGCACAACACGATCATTCATCGCGAGCATAGCCGCAGCCCCATTGAGGGACGGAGGTCGCTGCTGTCGGCGCACGAGCAAGGCGAGTGTAGTAGTGATCCTTCTCAATTAGTTCAACGCACACAAATGCAATCCTATTCATCGCAG ATGGTCGGGCCAGCCATTCAAGgcgatttattttctattctattgAGATTTCGCGAAAATACTTATATAGCCTGTGCCGACATCGAGAAGATGTATAGGCAGGTGTTAGTCGTGGAAAATCAACGCGACCTCCAGCTTATATTATGGCGAAGCAATCCAGATGCACCCATCGAGAGCTATAGATTGAACACGGTGACCTACGGGACTACGTCGGCGCCTTTTCTAAGC ATAACGAAACGTGGTATATTATCGATTATATCTCAAATTTTTGATCCCTTAGGCTTGTTAAGCGCGACTATAATatctgttaaaattatattacaaaaattatggtTGTTAAAGATTGATTGGGACACAGAGTTACCTCACGATGTgtcaaatgaatttaataagtttttaaatagtcTCAATGAACTTTGTAACATACGTATACCGCGCCATACATTTGCTAGGTCTCACATTCGTTCAGAACTACACATTTTTACTGATGCCTCTCAAGTAGCTTACGGGGCATGTGCGTACGTACGTACCTTTACGCAAGAAGGTGTTACAATAAGGTTGTTATGCGCTAAGGGCAAAGTAGCCCCCTTAAAAACTTTAACTGTTCCTAGGCTTGAGCTGTGCGGCGCTATAACGGGAGCTAGGCTTGCTGTGAAG GATTTTTCCCCACTCACTCCTGCCCATTTCTTGGTTGGTCGTCCACTGACGTCGCCTGCTAGTGAAGACTATGAGCAAGCTGCACTTCAGCGACTCACGCGGTACCAACGAGTTGAGCAAGTCCGACAACACTTTTGGACCCGCTGGACAAAAGAGTACGTTTCGGAGCTACAAGTGAGGACAAAGTGGATGAAGAGTAGAGATTCATTAAAGGAAGGCACTCTTGTCCTTATCAAAGATGACAACAGCCCTCCGTTAAAGTGGAGCATGGGCCGGATCGTATCTACGTTCCCTGGGAAGGATGGAGTTTCTAGAGTTGCTGCCAATAGAGTCGCATCCGGCGCAATTACACGGCGCGCCTTCTCTAAAATTTGCCCGCTACCTCTGGATGCAGCGGACAACGTAAACTCTTGGAATTTGGAGCTTCCAAGGCCGGGGGCATGTCAAGACGTAGAACGGAACGCCGCTTGA